Proteins from a genomic interval of Neisseria arctica:
- the tpiA gene encoding triose-phosphate isomerase, whose amino-acid sequence MESLWNQKWVIGNWKMNGRLQNNNALMHRFRILPQVDRVCIGLAAPTVYLLQLHNAMQIVLNNRILTCAQDVSRFAGNGAYTGEVSAEMMADIGVDIVLIGHSERSLYFGEKNEIQRQKIENVLNVGLLPLLCVGESLEEREAGKEKEVIAHQLSVLEGLDTKHIAVAYEPVWAIGTGKVATVEQIAEMHQFIYEQILSMHGNDAKIRVLYGGSVNANNATDIFAVPYVDGALVGGASLAYDSFTSIINAAQES is encoded by the coding sequence GTTTACAGAACAATAATGCCTTGATGCACCGTTTCCGTATTTTGCCTCAAGTTGACCGGGTATGTATCGGCTTGGCAGCGCCAACTGTTTATTTGCTGCAACTGCATAATGCTATGCAAATAGTGCTGAATAACCGGATTTTGACTTGTGCTCAAGACGTCAGCCGCTTTGCGGGCAATGGTGCTTACACAGGGGAAGTATCTGCCGAAATGATGGCTGATATTGGTGTTGATATCGTATTAATCGGCCATTCTGAGAGAAGTTTGTATTTCGGTGAAAAAAATGAAATACAACGTCAGAAAATCGAAAATGTATTGAATGTCGGCTTACTTCCGCTGTTATGCGTAGGTGAGAGCTTGGAAGAGCGGGAGGCCGGTAAAGAGAAAGAAGTGATTGCCCATCAATTGAGTGTTTTGGAAGGTTTGGATACTAAGCACATAGCAGTAGCTTATGAACCGGTATGGGCAATTGGTACCGGTAAAGTGGCTACGGTAGAGCAGATTGCAGAAATGCATCAATTTATTTATGAACAGATCTTGTCAATGCACGGTAATGATGCTAAGATTCGCGTTCTTTACGGCGGTAGTGTGAATGCCAATAACGCCACCGATATTTTTGCCGTACCCTATGTGGATGGCGCTTTGGTTGGCGGCGCATCTTTGGCATATGATTCATTTACTTCAATCATCAATGCCGCACAAGAATCGTAG
- the secG gene encoding preprotein translocase subunit SecG: MEAFKTIIWIINIFAALSVIILVLMQQGKGADAGATFGSGSGSAQGVFGSSGNANFLSRSTAIAATVFFASCMAMVYIYSNSTSHGLDFTNVQQSQPANVQPVQQAPAVASSQPQQ; this comes from the coding sequence ATGGAAGCATTTAAAACCATTATTTGGATTATCAACATCTTTGCAGCCTTATCTGTGATCATTTTGGTATTGATGCAGCAAGGTAAGGGTGCTGATGCCGGTGCAACCTTCGGCTCTGGCAGCGGTAGCGCACAAGGTGTGTTTGGTTCAAGTGGTAATGCAAACTTTTTAAGCCGAAGTACTGCGATTGCAGCAACTGTATTCTTTGCAAGCTGCATGGCAATGGTTTACATTTATAGTAATTCAACTTCGCATGGTTTGGATTTTACTAATGTGCAGCAAAGTCAGCCGGCAAATGTTCAGCCGGTACAACAGGCTCCTGCTGTAGCAAGTTCTCAACCTCAGCAGTAA